The genomic DNA AGACCTACCTCGACCCGGTGCACCCGCTGCAGCGGACCATCCGCCACACGGTCGAGGAGCTGACCGGTGAGCGCATCGCCGCCACGGGGGTGGACGGCTGCGGCGCCCCGCTGTTCTTCGTGTCGATGGTGGGTGTCACCCGGGCGTTCCGCTCACTGGTCCTGGCCGAACCCGGGTCTCCGGAGCGCCGCATCGCCGACGCCTTCCGCGCCCATCCGGAGTGGACGTCCGGCACGACCCGTCCTGAGGCGCGGTTGATGCGCGCGGTCCCCGGTCTGATGGTCAAGGCGGGTGCCGAGGCGTTCGACGCCTTCGCCTTCGCCGACGGCCGCGCCGGCACGGTCAAGATCGAGGACGGCGGCCAGCGGGCCCGGGTCCCGGTCACCGTCGCGGCCCTGCGCGCCCTCGGCCTGGCGGCCGCGGAGCCTGCGGAGGCCGCGGAGCTCGACGAGCTGGCGACCGGTGTGCTGCTCGGCGGCGGCCGGCCCGTCGGCGAGGTCCGCCTGCGCGAGGGCGAGGCCGCCTGAGGCGGCCCGGTCGGAGACCGGAGCCACCCGGCGGACGGGATGTCCAGGGCCGTCCCGCCGGGTCACCCTGCGGCGGATCACCATCCACCGGTCCGCCGTCGTCTGTTCGAGGGAGGGTCAGGCGACCGAGACTGCGGCTGCCTCGGCGGGCGGTGCCGTCGTCTCCGCGGCCCCGGTCTCGGCCGTGGGCTTCCTGAGCACCACCACGGTGAGGACGATCGCGGCGGTCAGCAGCACGGCGCCGACGCTGAACGCCAGCTGGAAGCCGTCGGTCAGCGCGGCCGCCATGCGCTGCCCCTCAGCCGCCAGGTGCTCCGTGCGGGAGGCCGCCAGGGTGGACAGGGCCGCCACACCGAGGGCCGCGCCGATCTGCTGGGTGGTGTTGAACAGGCCGGAGGCGGCCCCGGCGTCCGCCGGCCGGGCACCCGACATGCCCAGTGCGGTGAGCGCGGGCATCGCCAGGCCGAACCCGCCGGACAGCAGCATCACCGGCAGCAGGTCCACGGCGTACGCGCCGTCCACCGGCACGCGGATCAGCAGCAGGCGTGCCGCCAGCAGCAGCACCAGGCCGGTCAG from Streptosporangium sp. NBC_01756 includes the following:
- a CDS encoding asparaginase, which produces MSAESLVVEVVRSGFVESTHRARMLAVGADGSPVRVHGAVDALVSPRSSMKPLQALGMVRSGLALEGELLALSGASHAGEPFHVEGARRILSGAGLDEGALRCPEDLPEHVASREEVLRSGGGRARIYMNCSGKHAAMLATCAANDWPLETYLDPVHPLQRTIRHTVEELTGERIAATGVDGCGAPLFFVSMVGVTRAFRSLVLAEPGSPERRIADAFRAHPEWTSGTTRPEARLMRAVPGLMVKAGAEAFDAFAFADGRAGTVKIEDGGQRARVPVTVAALRALGLAAAEPAEAAELDELATGVLLGGGRPVGEVRLREGEAA